A genomic segment from Streptomyces sp. NBC_00459 encodes:
- a CDS encoding intradiol ring-cleavage dioxygenase, whose protein sequence is MTEIQGPKHKRDLTRRKVVVTGAGAVAAVGVAGGLAAGAFAGETGKGKKTPAPKASGSSSEVCYTLTSETTEGPYYIDADKLRQDITEDKEGIPLTLSLRVIDSESCKPIVNAAVDIWHCDALGLYSGYESLSTGGGGGASTDAPSGTPTGEPPTDAPSGAPSGGTGGGGVHEEPTDDKRYLRGTWKTDRQGRVTFKTVFPGWYRGRTVHIHTKVHVDGTWTDAGYEGGTTCHTGQFFLDEESVLLSATVEPYSTSTTERTTLTEDTIYDQSGTAGGLLKLKYDKKNIAKGVIGSITMGVDPEATNDGTGDAAQPGASESPADTASPSASAS, encoded by the coding sequence ATGACAGAGATTCAAGGGCCGAAGCACAAGCGGGATCTGACGCGTCGGAAGGTCGTCGTCACCGGCGCCGGAGCGGTGGCGGCGGTGGGCGTCGCGGGCGGACTTGCGGCGGGCGCGTTCGCGGGTGAGACGGGCAAGGGCAAGAAGACCCCCGCCCCCAAGGCCTCCGGCAGCAGCTCGGAGGTCTGCTACACGCTCACCTCGGAAACCACGGAGGGTCCGTACTACATCGACGCGGACAAGCTCCGCCAGGACATCACCGAGGACAAGGAAGGCATCCCGCTGACCCTGAGCCTGCGGGTGATCGACTCCGAGTCGTGCAAGCCGATCGTCAACGCGGCCGTCGACATCTGGCACTGCGACGCCCTGGGCCTGTACTCCGGCTACGAGAGCCTCTCCACCGGTGGTGGTGGCGGAGCCTCGACGGACGCACCCTCCGGCACCCCGACCGGTGAGCCGCCGACCGACGCGCCCTCCGGTGCCCCCTCCGGCGGCACGGGCGGTGGCGGTGTGCACGAGGAGCCCACCGACGACAAGCGCTACCTGCGCGGCACCTGGAAGACGGACCGGCAGGGCCGGGTCACCTTCAAGACGGTCTTCCCGGGCTGGTACCGGGGCCGCACCGTCCACATCCACACGAAGGTGCACGTGGACGGCACCTGGACGGACGCCGGCTACGAGGGCGGCACCACCTGCCACACCGGTCAGTTCTTCCTCGACGAGGAGTCGGTGCTGCTCTCCGCCACGGTCGAGCCGTACTCGACGTCGACGACCGAGCGCACGACGCTCACCGAGGACACGATCTACGACCAGAGCGGCACCGCGGGCGGTCTGCTCAAGCTGAAGTACGACAAGAAGAACATCGCGAAGGGCGTGATCGGCTCCATCACGATGGGCGTCGACCCGGAGGCGACCAACGACGGCACGGGCGACGCGGCGCAGCCGGGCGCGTCCGAGTCACCGGCGGACACGGCCTCACCTTCCGCTTCCGCGAGCTGA
- a CDS encoding FG-GAP repeat domain-containing protein, with amino-acid sequence MGRQALRQGGPTALVSAFMVALAAGTITLFAATPDGGGAAQAATASGTTGATATTGTTGTAEIVLDDPRSKTPRTERLLGAGETGFLHRQADVAGLLWTKYTDGTTVTVQGPSGAYQPNAATGCYDITLACPSGLFAQAGDIVAMPPRSPGDPAVLWSPDGSALRTVDLPYGDYVGTYGSTVVAMDNDRAAVEVIDFVDGEQRDRTVTGLAGDEYRRYEFGSTGDRAGAVLAYAVFQPDHTRRSTIGYLDFATAEFTVAFTGADDFPEVVLTEDRIGWYTPASGLHLKPRADLTAEETVPVAGNPDTGEAVDVSAPVLVGDWLVLADPNGGSTAVSLADGSTRTLLDSAYGNPLAAPDGSALVTGGTGAADWWIHRITEGPDGAPQLTKLYKVAPYENPKSGVALSRGHLRVAENTSGDDSTSVRTLTTDNGTTLTASAARSGQTVNPICPYAGTVCSVLWGNHGAEPEDVFLQRTGGGKERLMSINEEWGNSTLAFGTGGGAIVDVSDNYVVYNSGGTAPAQYVGEFVQGQKLKRTIRAAALGGSTLWSATGTSGQLTSYSLTANKTLATVTVPGLGCVPSELQAAGRWVYWACGTSSAGVYDTKSRKSTAVKPGDVLLGDGFTVRHDHTTDELVLTRTPTGTTRVLASHVPDTGLAVDRRYRWTVDEYTGLVAWFGAYEQTHVATTGVAPSAPTAFVSAIDDVYVDVPTAAAYPWRGSWLLSRPVTSWSLTFTSEQSTATGRVTRTFTGGATRAWLSASWNGRTANGSYFPNGEFTWSLKATGLSTAAPVTAATGTGFVERGSAVRHDFTDLEGPDGLGDLLTLSGSGALAFHDGNGKGGISRDNGENTGTGWPASVTAVAFGDLSGDRCNDVLVRMANGALRLYKPRCGYPVTPSTSYTTLAASGWTQHDILTSPGDVSGDGRPDLIARKASTGAVYLYKGTSAGKLSAPVALYADWKGYKKIVGAGDLDGDGIGDLLAQDKADNLYRFNGTGRGTFTARTKLFGSWGASYNAVVGIGDLNSDGKADLVARDTAGNLYRQSGDGKGSFGARAKIGSGWGGYKSLS; translated from the coding sequence GTGGGCAGACAGGCCCTGCGGCAGGGCGGGCCGACCGCGCTCGTCTCCGCTTTCATGGTCGCCCTTGCGGCCGGAACCATCACTCTGTTCGCCGCGACACCCGACGGCGGTGGCGCGGCGCAGGCCGCCACGGCGTCCGGGACGACCGGGGCGACCGCGACGACCGGGACGACCGGGACCGCTGAGATCGTCCTGGACGATCCACGCTCGAAGACCCCGCGCACCGAGCGCCTGCTCGGGGCGGGCGAGACCGGCTTCCTGCATCGGCAGGCCGACGTCGCGGGCCTGCTGTGGACGAAGTACACGGACGGCACGACCGTCACCGTGCAGGGCCCGAGCGGGGCATACCAGCCGAACGCCGCCACCGGCTGCTACGACATCACCCTGGCGTGCCCGTCGGGCCTCTTCGCGCAGGCCGGCGACATCGTGGCGATGCCGCCCCGCAGCCCCGGCGACCCGGCTGTGCTGTGGAGCCCGGACGGCAGCGCGCTGCGGACCGTCGACCTGCCGTACGGCGACTACGTCGGAACGTACGGGTCGACAGTCGTCGCGATGGACAACGACCGTGCCGCGGTGGAAGTGATCGACTTCGTCGACGGCGAGCAGCGCGACCGTACGGTGACCGGTCTCGCGGGCGACGAGTACCGGCGCTACGAGTTCGGCAGTACCGGTGACCGGGCCGGTGCGGTGCTCGCCTACGCGGTCTTTCAGCCTGACCACACCCGCAGGTCCACCATCGGTTATCTCGACTTCGCCACCGCCGAGTTCACCGTGGCCTTCACCGGTGCGGACGATTTCCCCGAAGTCGTACTCACCGAGGACCGGATCGGCTGGTACACACCGGCCTCCGGCCTGCACCTGAAGCCCCGCGCCGACCTCACCGCCGAGGAGACGGTCCCGGTCGCCGGGAATCCCGACACCGGCGAGGCCGTCGACGTTTCTGCTCCCGTTCTCGTCGGGGACTGGCTCGTGCTGGCGGACCCGAACGGCGGCAGCACGGCCGTCTCCCTGGCCGACGGCTCCACCCGCACCCTGCTGGACAGCGCCTACGGCAATCCGCTGGCCGCCCCCGACGGCTCCGCCCTGGTCACCGGCGGCACCGGCGCCGCCGACTGGTGGATCCACCGGATCACCGAAGGCCCGGACGGCGCCCCGCAGTTGACGAAGCTGTACAAGGTCGCCCCGTACGAGAACCCCAAGAGCGGGGTCGCCCTCAGCCGGGGCCACCTGCGCGTCGCGGAGAACACCTCGGGCGACGACTCGACGTCCGTCCGCACCCTCACCACGGACAACGGCACCACGCTGACCGCGTCCGCCGCCAGGAGTGGACAGACGGTCAACCCCATCTGCCCGTACGCGGGCACCGTCTGCTCGGTCCTGTGGGGCAACCACGGCGCGGAGCCCGAGGACGTCTTCCTCCAGCGGACCGGCGGCGGCAAGGAACGCCTGATGTCCATCAACGAGGAATGGGGCAACAGCACACTGGCGTTCGGCACCGGGGGCGGCGCCATCGTCGACGTCTCCGACAACTACGTCGTCTACAACTCCGGCGGCACCGCACCCGCGCAGTACGTGGGCGAGTTCGTCCAGGGCCAGAAGCTGAAGCGCACGATCCGCGCCGCCGCCCTGGGCGGCTCCACCCTCTGGAGCGCCACCGGCACGTCCGGTCAGCTCACCTCGTACAGCCTCACCGCGAACAAGACCCTCGCCACGGTCACCGTCCCGGGCCTCGGCTGCGTGCCGAGCGAGCTCCAGGCGGCGGGCCGCTGGGTGTACTGGGCCTGCGGTACGTCCTCGGCGGGCGTGTACGACACCAAGTCCCGCAAGTCGACCGCCGTCAAGCCCGGTGATGTGCTGCTCGGTGACGGCTTCACCGTCCGCCACGACCACACCACCGACGAACTGGTCCTCACCCGGACGCCCACCGGCACCACCCGCGTCCTCGCCTCCCACGTCCCGGACACCGGTCTGGCAGTGGACCGCCGTTACCGCTGGACCGTCGACGAGTACACGGGCCTGGTCGCCTGGTTCGGCGCGTACGAGCAGACACACGTCGCCACCACCGGCGTCGCCCCGTCCGCCCCGACCGCGTTCGTCAGCGCGATCGACGACGTCTACGTGGATGTGCCCACCGCGGCGGCCTACCCCTGGCGGGGCTCCTGGCTGCTCTCCCGCCCGGTCACCTCCTGGTCCCTCACCTTCACCTCGGAGCAGAGCACCGCGACCGGCCGGGTCACTCGCACGTTCACCGGCGGCGCGACCCGTGCCTGGCTGTCAGCGAGCTGGAACGGGCGTACGGCGAACGGGAGTTACTTCCCCAACGGCGAGTTCACCTGGTCCCTGAAGGCGACCGGCCTCAGCACCGCGGCACCGGTCACGGCGGCCACCGGTACGGGCTTCGTCGAGCGTGGCTCTGCGGTGCGCCACGACTTCACCGACCTCGAAGGACCGGACGGCCTCGGTGACCTGCTCACCCTCAGCGGCTCCGGCGCCCTGGCCTTCCACGACGGCAACGGAAAGGGCGGGATCAGCCGCGACAACGGCGAGAACACCGGAACCGGCTGGCCCGCCTCCGTCACGGCCGTCGCCTTCGGCGACCTGAGCGGCGACCGCTGCAACGACGTCCTCGTCAGAATGGCCAACGGGGCCCTGCGCCTCTACAAGCCGCGCTGCGGCTACCCGGTCACGCCGAGCACCTCGTACACCACCCTCGCCGCCTCCGGCTGGACCCAGCACGACATCCTCACCTCCCCGGGTGACGTCTCCGGCGACGGCCGTCCCGACCTGATCGCCCGCAAGGCGTCCACCGGGGCCGTCTACCTCTACAAGGGCACCAGCGCCGGCAAGCTGTCCGCGCCTGTCGCCCTGTACGCCGACTGGAAGGGCTACAAGAAGATCGTCGGAGCCGGAGACCTCGACGGCGACGGAATCGGCGACCTCCTCGCCCAGGACAAGGCCGACAACCTGTACCGGTTCAACGGCACGGGCAGGGGCACCTTCACCGCCCGTACCAAGCTGTTCGGTTCGTGGGGAGCCTCGTACAACGCGGTCGTCGGCATCGGCGACCTCAACAGCGACGGCAAGGCGGACCTCGTAGCCCGCGACACCGCCGGCAACCTGTACCGCCAGAGCGGGGACGGGAAGGGGTCGTTCGGGGCTCGGGCGAAGATCGGGAGCGGCTGGGGCGGCTACAAGTCCCTCTCCTGA